In Deinococcus taeanensis, one DNA window encodes the following:
- a CDS encoding ester cyclase, with protein MNSTDVVRQMIERAFNTGDLGAVDELLAPGAVDHQETPDTNFRVHLKQVISMLRTAFPDLHFEIQHLLSDGDIVAMNSVMTGTHSGPFRGLPATGRSVRVRHMHFVHVVGGQGHDLWHLWDMPELMKQLTPEPSHAAPVP; from the coding sequence ATGAACAGTACCGACGTGGTTCGCCAGATGATCGAACGCGCCTTCAACACCGGGGATCTCGGTGCGGTGGACGAGCTCCTCGCACCCGGTGCCGTCGACCACCAGGAGACCCCCGACACCAATTTCAGGGTGCACCTGAAACAGGTCATCAGCATGCTCAGGACCGCTTTCCCAGACCTTCACTTCGAGATTCAACACCTGCTGAGTGACGGTGACATCGTCGCCATGAATTCCGTGATGACGGGCACACACAGCGGCCCGTTCCGCGGCCTGCCCGCGACCGGCCGGAGCGTTCGGGTGCGGCACATGCACTTCGTTCACGTGGTCGGCGGCCAGGGACATGACCTGTGGCACCTGTGGGACATGCCGGAGCTCATGAAACAGCTGACCCCTGAACCCTCCCACGCAGCGCCGGTCCCCTGA
- a CDS encoding RICIN domain-containing protein, with amino-acid sequence MLPQVLTAAAGALLLSSALAQSSPQRYYRLQLKLNGQYLDADHCTATLGLNPGSSYAGGACQLWTLVHTGGGWYKIQLKSNGQFLDADHCASPVTLNPGSTSAGGACQLWRFVPAGGGWYKIQLKSNGQFLDAASCATPISLNPGSTYAGGACQLWKLIPESVRIN; translated from the coding sequence ATGCTTCCACAAGTCCTGACCGCCGCTGCCGGCGCCCTGCTGCTCTCCAGTGCCCTGGCCCAGTCCTCACCCCAGCGGTACTACCGCCTCCAGCTCAAGCTGAATGGCCAGTACCTGGACGCTGACCACTGCACCGCCACCCTGGGCCTGAACCCGGGCTCGTCGTATGCAGGAGGAGCGTGCCAACTCTGGACGCTCGTTCACACGGGCGGCGGCTGGTACAAGATTCAGCTCAAATCCAACGGGCAGTTCCTGGACGCCGACCACTGCGCCAGCCCCGTGACCCTCAACCCCGGCTCGACCTCCGCGGGCGGCGCCTGCCAGTTGTGGCGTTTCGTTCCCGCCGGCGGCGGCTGGTACAAGATTCAGCTCAAATCCAACGGGCAGTTTCTGGACGCCGCCTCCTGCGCCACGCCCATCTCCCTGAATCCAGGGTCCACCTACGCCGGCGGCGCCTGCCAGCTCTGGAAACTGATCCCCGAGTCGGTCCGCATCAACTGA
- a CDS encoding TetR/AcrR family transcriptional regulator, with amino-acid sequence MTERNSTLTHRQRQALATRALIVQAATELFIEQGYGLTTMDAIAARAGVAVSTVYTIYTNKLGILKVIREAWHQDSGQREVYAQASAETNPGRRLDLAAQATRQQWERSAQMVTIYHSAAAMDAEAATELKAALAGRRTNISRIVRSWAGDYRVTPDRAAAIYLALTRAEVYQELVVEWGWSPDDYQAWLAELLKVQLLR; translated from the coding sequence ATGACCGAACGCAACTCCACGCTGACCCACCGCCAACGTCAGGCCCTCGCCACCCGGGCGCTCATCGTCCAGGCTGCCACCGAGCTCTTCATCGAGCAGGGCTACGGCCTCACCACCATGGACGCCATCGCCGCCAGGGCGGGCGTGGCGGTCAGTACGGTGTACACGATCTACACCAACAAACTCGGCATCCTGAAGGTGATCCGAGAAGCCTGGCACCAGGACTCGGGGCAGCGCGAGGTGTACGCCCAGGCGAGCGCCGAAACGAACCCCGGACGCCGTCTGGACCTCGCTGCGCAGGCCACGCGGCAGCAATGGGAGCGCAGCGCCCAGATGGTCACGATCTACCACAGCGCCGCCGCCATGGATGCCGAGGCAGCGACCGAACTCAAGGCCGCACTCGCTGGCCGACGCACCAACATCAGTAGGATCGTTCGATCCTGGGCGGGCGACTACCGCGTGACGCCAGACCGGGCGGCGGCCATCTACCTCGCCCTGACACGGGCCGAGGTGTATCAGGAACTGGTGGTGGAATGGGGGTGGTCGCCGGACGACTACCAGGCCTGGCTCGCCGAGCTGCTCAAGGTGCAACTGCTGCGCTGA